The Mycobacteriales bacterium region GATGCGTGCCGCGAGCACCGCCTGAACCCCGGCGGGCAACACCTGGCGCGGGAGCTCGCCGACCAAATGCCAGCCGTCGCCTTCGCGACGGAGCAGACCGCGGTCGACCAGCAGGTGAAGCAGCTCGGCCAGGAAGAACGGGTTGCCCTGGGCGCGGCCCAGCAGCAGGTCGCGGGACCCGGGGTCGAGCTCGGCGCCGTCGAGGTAGGCGCGCAGCAGCCGCTCGCTCGCCGCATCGTCGAGCGGCGACACCGGCAACAGCTCCGGGTCCGGCAGCCGCTCCCACCAAGGGCTGCTCAACAGGTCGGGCCGCCCGACGGTCACGAACATCACCGCACCTGTGATTTCGGATGCGAGGTCCGCCAACGACCGCAGCAGATCGCCGACGGCCCAGTGGGCGTCGTCCATGACGAGCACCAGCGGGCCTTCCGCGGCGAGTGCGCGAAGCACGCTGCCGACCGCTTCGACCATCGGATCGCGGGAGACCTCTACGCTGCCCGGGGTCGCGGTGTCACGCGGGCCGATCGGACCCCACTCCACCAGCCCGAGCAGCGCCAGGAGGCGGTCGACCGCCTGGCTGCTGATCGGCCGCCCTTCCGCGAGGCCGCCGATGCGGGCGACGGTACGCCGAACTCGGCCGACCGCGGTCTCGGTGTCGTCGTCTTCGACGATGCCGAACGCGGTGCGCATCCAATCGGCGAGCGGGGACAGCTCCCGACGCTCGCCGTATGGTGCGCAGCGGCCCCACAGCACCCGGACCGCGGGAAGCTCGCCGGCAAACTGGGCGAGCTCGGCCGCCAGCCTCGTCTTCCCAACGCCGGCCTCGCCGGTCAGCACCACCGACGCCGGCTTCTCCCGCTCCACGACGTCGAGCGCGCGACCGACCAAACGTCCGAACTCCGCGTCGCGGCCGATGAACGGCGCCTCTTCGCCGAGTCCGATCCGCGCGGCGCCCGGCGGACGGAGCCCGACCAGCTCGTACGCCGGTACCGGCTCCCGCTTGCCTTTCAGGCGCAGCGGTTGCAGGGCCCGCCACGACGCGATCGACATGGTCGCGAGTGCCGTCGAGCGCCCGGCGTACACGGCCCCTACGCTCGCCGCGTCGGACAGCCGCGACGCCGTGTTCACCGTGTCGCCGACGACCGTGTAGGACAACGACGCCTGGATGCCGGCGAGGACCTCACCGGTGTTCAGTCCGACGCGAAGCCCCATCCGGCGGCCGCCACCGGACTCCTCCTCCATCACGCGACGGACCGCGGCCTGCATGTGCGCGGCCGCGCGCACCGCGCGCTCGGTGTCGTCCTCGTGTGCGGTCGGCGCGCCGAAGACGGCCATGATGCCGTCACCGGTGAGCTTGTCGATCGCGCCGCCGTGGTCGGTGACGGATTTGCCGAGGACGCCGAGCACGTGGTCGATGACCACGCCGACCCGTTCCGGGTCGACCTCTTCCGCCCACGCCGTGAAGTCCGACAGGTCGCCGAACAGGACGGTGACGATGCGGCGTTCTGCCGTGGTCTCGGCCGCAAGCTCCGAGGTGTCGAGCAGTGCGCCGCAGGAGTAGCAGAAGCGGGCCGCGGACACCGTAGGCGTGCCGCAGACCGGGCAGGTGAGGGGCGCGTTCATCGGTGGAGACGGTCAGCCGCTGTCGCGGAGGTAGTCGAGCTGGGCCCGCACCGACAGCGTGGCGAACGGCCACAGCGACTCGTCCACGTCGGCGTACACCCGGCGTACGACCTGGTCCTCGGTCTCGTCCCCGGCCGCCAACGCGGCTCTCACCTGGTCGAGCCGCTCGATGCGGTGCGCCAGGTAGTAGTCGAGGACGGCGATCGGCTCGTGCAGCACCGGGCCGTGCCCCGGCAGGATCACCTCGATGTCGCCGCCGACGATGTCGCGCAGGCGTTGCAGCGAGGTGAGGTAGTCACCGAGGTGCCCGTCCGGGTGGGCGATGACCGCGGTGCCGCGGCCGAGCACGGTGTCTCCGGTCAGCAGCGCGCGGTCGGACTCGAGCACGAAGCTCACCGAGTCGCTCGAGTGGCCCGGGGTCAGCACGGTCAGCCAGTCCAGGCCGGCGAGTGCGGTACGACCGGGATGATCGGGGATGGGGTCGGCACCGATGCACAGCGCCGCGTCGCGGGCGATGACCGGCGCCCCGGTGATCTCGTGCAGCTGCGGCGCGCACTCGCCGTGGTCGAAGTGCCCGTGGGTCAGCACGATGGCCTCGATGGCACCGAGCTTCGCGATCTCCTCGACGTGACCGTTTTCGACGGGGCCGGGGTCGATCACGACCGCCCCGCCGTCGCCGTCGGGCGCGCGGAGCACCCAGGTGTTGGTGCCGTCGAGCGTCATCGGACCAGGGTTGGGCGCCAGCAGTCTCGAGGCGCTCGACGTCACGGCTTCGAGGGTGGACATGCTCAGGCCTTGGGGTAGTCCGGCTCGTGCGGAAGCAGGAACCGCAGCTGGTCGTTCTCGCCGAAGACCAGCTTCGGCAGGATCCGACTGACCGTACGAGCGGCGGCGGTGTCGAGGATCTGCTCGACCGACCCGAGCGTGGCGAGGTCGCGCAACGCCGAGATCGTCGGCGGCATCAGCATCATCTCGCCGGCCTCACTCGCCGCGACCGCATCGGCGGGACGCATCCAGGCGACCCGGTCCGCCTCGCCGCCGACGTCGCGGGTCCGTTGCCCTTCCGGGAGCGCCGCCACGAAGAACCGGGTGTCGAACCGGCGGGTCTCGATCTCCGGGGTCAGCCAGTGCGCCCACGGCCGCAGCAGGTCTGCCCGGAGGACCAGGCCCCTGCGCTGCATCATCTCCGCGAACGACAGCGAACGGTCTATCAGCGCGAGCCGGTCGCTCTCCCACTCGTCGCCGCTGGTGTCGGCGACCACCGTGTCGGAGTCGGGCCCGGCGAGGAGCACGCCGGACTCCTCGAATGTCTCGCGTACCGCGGCACACACGAGCGCGCGGGCGGTCTGCTCGTCGCTGGACAGGTCCGATGCCCACTCCGCGGGCGAGCGGCCCACCCACGCGTCGTCGCCGAAGTCGATGTCACGCGGATCCATCGACCCGCCCGGGAAGACGAACGCGCCGGCTGCGAACGCCATCGAGGCGCTGCGGCGCAGCAAATAGACCTCGGGTCCGCCATTGCCGTCACGAACCATCACGACCGTCGCCG contains the following coding sequences:
- a CDS encoding MBL fold metallo-hydrolase; amino-acid sequence: MSTLEAVTSSASRLLAPNPGPMTLDGTNTWVLRAPDGDGGAVVIDPGPVENGHVEEIAKLGAIEAIVLTHGHFDHGECAPQLHEITGAPVIARDAALCIGADPIPDHPGRTALAGLDWLTVLTPGHSSDSVSFVLESDRALLTGDTVLGRGTAVIAHPDGHLGDYLTSLQRLRDIVGGDIEVILPGHGPVLHEPIAVLDYYLAHRIERLDQVRAALAAGDETEDQVVRRVYADVDESLWPFATLSVRAQLDYLRDSG
- a CDS encoding NUDIX hydrolase, with translation MTNPNDLFAGLVDRLRQLDAGEIEPVEPRHAATVVMVRDGNGGPEVYLLRRSASMAFAAGAFVFPGGSMDPRDIDFGDDAWVGRSPAEWASDLSSDEQTARALVCAAVRETFEESGVLLAGPDSDTVVADTSGDEWESDRLALIDRSLSFAEMMQRRGLVLRADLLRPWAHWLTPEIETRRFDTRFFVAALPEGQRTRDVGGEADRVAWMRPADAVAASEAGEMMLMPPTISALRDLATLGSVEQILDTAAARTVSRILPKLVFGENDQLRFLLPHEPDYPKA